Sequence from the Fulvivirga ligni genome:
ACATCCCATTAGACCCAGCCTTACCCATTCGGGAAAGATGTTATCTGGAGGAATAGGAATGCATGAGACGATTCCAAGATTAGGGATATATTCACAAAGTTCATCCGCGGTTATGATAGCCCTATTGAAAAGGTTTTGATAGCACCTGTTACGTTGATCAGAACAATATTCTTCTCGGTCCGGACTTAAAATCTTACCAGAGTTGTTAATTTTAATTTCTAAAATCAGCTCCGAAAAGATTTGGCTTGCAAGTTCCCTTTCCTGGGTTATCAGTCCAAATCTCTGAACAATGTTAATCCAGCTATCCCATAATTTTTGCTCAGCTTCATTCATTGTTTCTATAGAACCATAGCCTAAAGCAAGTGCCAATTCAAGTTTCTCATCTTCCGAAAGAGATGATTCTCTTTCAGAAAGCTCGTAGGCTACAATATAATCATTGATATTTTCAGCATTAGTGACCAATTGATTAACAAATTTCAGGAACAATGTATCTGTTTCTAAATTATTCAAGCTTTCAAATGAGATGTCAATATCGTTGGAATCTTCATGATTGCGCTCCGAACAATGATTAAAAAGTAAGAACAGCATGCAGCAATAAATGAGCAATAAGGAGATCTTGGTTGAATTTAGGTGACTCATCATAATCATCTTTGTTTGAGGACTAACTTAAGTACATGAAGGATGTAAAGGGTGTCAAATTATAAAGTGATACTCCAAAAAATAAAAGACTTGAATGTCAAGATGATGTCAGTCGTCGCCATATTGTAATCTACCCAGATGTATCGAACTTCTAATACTATACAAAGGTTGCAAATTTGCACTCTAATTATAATTCAATAAAACGATCCGTTAACTGTTAAGAAGGCCTACATTCTGTGAGGCCTTCTTTCGTAATTAGGTAATAGATGTATCTAACAGATGCAAATGGAAGATGAAGCTGTGTGTTAAATCCTTTATTAAGAATAAAGTACTGCCGTTTACTCACAATCCAAACACTGCCATTCTACTATACCACTACCTGAACCAAACCTCTCCATGGTGTATTTTTCTATATCTATTAAAAACCCTGTTTCACTGGAGTTTTGCGTACAGCAGCCATCGCAATCTGAATCTGCACACATATCATATACCATAGCGTCTATCTGATGATTTCCCTGCCTTAGTCTAAAAGTCTTTAACTTATACTGGTCAGCATCTTTGGAATGAATAGCTATAATGTTATGATTCATTACCCATGCTTCAGTCATTTTACCATCAATAAAGGCAAAATACCCAGCCCATTGACATCCATTATAATAAATACATTCATCACTTCCTGGATCAGGATAAGAAGTGTAATTAGTTAGGTTAGCCAGATTCCAACCATCATTATCATCTGGATTGCCGTTGTGATTAACAACAGTAAATTTTTCCCAAGCCTGTATAATGTCTCGATCACACATCATTGGGTTTTCTCCATTGCCAGACGATACATATTTGCCATTACTACCTTGAATAGAAATAGTACCATCTGCATTTTCAATGATAGTAAACAGTTCCCACCCTTGAATACTATTGCGATCGCACTTCATGGATTGCTGGCCATTTTCAGAAGATAGATATTTGCCCATGCTTTTCAGTGCTACCCGACCATTCCCCTGATCAATTACGGTAAATTTCTCCCAGTTATTGGCAGCCTCGCGGTCACAATACATGGCCCCAGTCCCATTTTCGCTACTTACAAATAACCCATTGCTACCTTTCAAGCTAATGATATCGTTAGCTGCTACTCTAAAATGACTTGGGCTTATCTTTGAGGCCTGTATACCGCCTTCCCCCGGATATTCGGGTTGTAGATCTGAATGGTTAGTATTACAACTGCATAATAATGCTAACCAACACACACAGATTGTGTGATTTAAAAAGTTTTTAATCATACTAAATAGGTTTATGTTGAACAGGGTCACTCTTTAGTCACCCAATTGCAAAACGCTTTTAGCTAATGATTATTTCAATAATTAACGTAGATTACCATTTTATTAGGACGTAAAATCCAACTCAGGATAAATTTTAGCTTCTAAAATTTCAGGTTTATTCCCCAAATAAACTTTCCCTCTCAACTTGCTCACATTATACCATGTAAGTTGCTCTTGATCAAAGGGCATAATTAATTCCAGCAATTGTTTTTTATCTAAATCGTCTTCAATAGGCTTTAACCATTCTTTGTGAAACTCTTTAGGTATTATGGCTGGCATACGGTGTGTCTCTGAAGCCTTTGGATTATTGTGAATTTTAGCCATTATGGGATTGGCTTCAGTAGTAATGATGGAACAGGTGTTTTTGCCGTTCCAATTTTCCCAAAGCCCTGCTAATGCTATTGGCTCATCATTTTTCATTCTAATATGAAAAGGATAGGTATTCTCTTGATAATGATGGTGTTCAAAAAATCCGTCGACAATAACCAAACATCTCTTGGATTTAGCTGAATTTCTGAAACTGGGTTTATCAAAAATTGTTTCCCCTCGAGCATTTAGGGTCGTATTACTTATCTTAACAGAAGTAGCAGCATCCTTCACCCAAGGAGGTATTAAACCCCATTCAAATAATTGAAAGACATCCGGGTCTTTATCGGTAACTACTGGTAAATCTGGGTGACTAAAGCCGCTAGAGTGATATATAGGAGGAGTCTTTTTTAGAATTTCATCAATTGACTCTGTAGGCAAACCCAAATGATTTGCATATTTCTTACTTTTAAATGTTAAGGCAGTAACATCGTAACACATACCATTATGTTCATTTATAATTTATTTGAATGTGATCCTGATGGAATAGGAAACCTTTTAGGTACATATTCCAAACCAGAATACGCAGTTGAAGCTGCAAAATTATTTTTAGATTCCCCAATCCTTTATCATAATACTTTACTTGCTACATACGACGATGTAATAAATGAATTAGATGATTGGCAAAGTACTGCATTTCTAACCTCTGAATCAGGGGAA
This genomic interval carries:
- a CDS encoding SOS response-associated peptidase, producing MCYDVTALTFKSKKYANHLGLPTESIDEILKKTPPIYHSSGFSHPDLPVVTDKDPDVFQLFEWGLIPPWVKDAATSVKISNTTLNARGETIFDKPSFRNSAKSKRCLVIVDGFFEHHHYQENTYPFHIRMKNDEPIALAGLWENWNGKNTCSIITTEANPIMAKIHNNPKASETHRMPAIIPKEFHKEWLKPIEDDLDKKQLLELIMPFDQEQLTWYNVSKLRGKVYLGNKPEILEAKIYPELDFTS